In the Ochrobactrum sp. Marseille-Q0166 genome, one interval contains:
- a CDS encoding FAD/NAD(P)-binding protein, protein MKSFIIIGGGASGVLIAAQLLKQSSEAQIRIFERTGNIGAGIAYSTENPNHLLNVRASNMSAFADEPDHFLNWLKTCDKTASEGKWEAQSFVPRCVYHRYLNDLLKPHLEADTPRIFIENEEVIEIAFKGKQPLVVTTKGQSFSAGAIIIATGNEPAIAKSGDLVTEYWSSNGYFNIPADHSVAIFGTGLSMVDSVISLLDKGHKGEIHAISRRGLIPASHVHTAPFPIEENALPIADGLPALIRVVRKMISQCEARGINWRGVIDGLRPHTKNIWNHLPLRQRKSFLRHLRPWWDVHRHRMAPAIANRIEAAQQSGQLTITAAHLLSVKNKGEHIAVRYRRRHALKDIEQNVQSIIDCRGGSSRFSTTRNAALMSLMESGLGKPDLLDLGLDVTADLQLVNARGELSGPIFAIGPVTKGLFWEVTAVPDIRVQAAQLSKTLLEG, encoded by the coding sequence TTGAAGTCATTTATTATCATTGGTGGTGGGGCGAGCGGCGTGCTGATCGCCGCTCAATTGCTTAAACAGTCGTCCGAAGCGCAAATTAGAATTTTTGAGCGCACTGGCAATATCGGGGCGGGGATCGCTTACTCGACAGAGAATCCCAATCATCTGCTTAATGTTCGCGCCAGCAATATGAGTGCATTTGCGGACGAACCAGATCATTTTCTGAACTGGCTTAAAACATGTGACAAGACGGCCTCAGAAGGCAAATGGGAAGCCCAATCTTTCGTGCCCCGTTGCGTTTATCATCGCTATCTCAACGATCTCCTCAAACCACATTTGGAAGCCGATACGCCACGCATTTTTATTGAGAATGAAGAGGTCATCGAAATTGCGTTTAAAGGCAAGCAACCGCTCGTCGTAACAACCAAAGGACAGAGTTTTTCAGCAGGCGCGATCATTATTGCTACCGGTAACGAGCCAGCCATCGCGAAGTCAGGTGATCTTGTGACTGAATACTGGTCGAGTAATGGCTATTTTAATATTCCGGCAGACCATTCAGTTGCTATTTTCGGCACCGGTCTGTCGATGGTCGATAGCGTGATTTCCTTGCTCGATAAAGGGCATAAAGGTGAAATTCATGCAATTTCGCGCCGAGGACTCATTCCTGCTTCACACGTGCACACTGCCCCATTTCCGATAGAAGAAAATGCGCTACCAATAGCTGACGGTTTACCTGCGCTGATCCGCGTAGTCCGTAAGATGATTTCGCAATGCGAAGCGCGAGGTATAAACTGGCGTGGCGTGATTGATGGCCTTCGACCGCACACCAAAAACATTTGGAATCACCTGCCGTTGCGTCAGCGCAAGAGTTTTTTGCGACACTTGCGACCTTGGTGGGATGTTCATCGTCACCGCATGGCGCCGGCTATCGCAAATCGCATTGAAGCAGCACAACAATCCGGCCAGCTAACCATTACCGCAGCCCATCTTTTATCTGTCAAAAATAAAGGCGAACATATTGCAGTCCGTTATCGCAGACGTCATGCATTGAAGGATATTGAACAGAATGTTCAGTCCATCATTGATTGTCGTGGGGGAAGCTCACGCTTTTCAACGACACGGAATGCAGCGTTGATGAGTTTGATGGAGAGTGGTTTGGGTAAACCGGATCTTCTCGATCTCGGTCTAGATGTGACAGCGGACTTGCAGCTTGTGAACGCCCGGGGTGAACTGTCGGGACCCATATTTGCTATTGGTCCCGTAACCAAGGGTTTGTTCTGGGAAGTGACAGCTGTGCCAGATATTCGTGTACAGGCTGCACAACTATCAAAAACGCTTCTCGAAGGTTAG
- a CDS encoding monovalent cation/H+ antiporter subunit A: MTMDGRMLFLLVLLPFLGSAVTGLFRGVDRSGSAWFTAAIALVAFVITTSLYPIVADGGVVRGSIDWLPNYGLNVTFRMDGFAWLFAMLITGIGLLVVIYARYYMSPEDPVPRFFSFLLSFMGSMLGVVLSGNIVLLAVFWELTSIFSFLLIGYWYHNASARDGARMALTVTGIGGFCLLAGVLLLGHIVGSYDLDKVLEAGNVVRTHPLYTVALVLILMAAFTKSAQFPFHFWLPNAMAAPTPVSAYLHSATMVKAGVFLLARLWPVFAGTEEWFWILGLAGLTTLLIGSFFAVFQQDLKGLLAYSTISNLGLVTALLSLGSPLAAVAAIFHMVNHAIFKASLFMAAGIIDHETGTRDMRKLSGLARAMPYTATLAMVASASMAGVPLLNGFLSKEMFFAEAVETHMASTLDTLTPYIATLAGIFTVAYSVRFIYSTFFGPAPHDLPKTPHEPPHWMRRPIELLVLLCLLIGIVPNIAIGPFLHSAVTSVLGDATPQYSLSVWHGFNLPLMMSIVAMIGGVILFWTLKNYLATSEDGPPFFRHLQGQRIFERVLVTVSWNWARKAESFLSTRRLQPQLRIVVGFALVAAAWPILEDGIHVGILGVQPVDPIFAGLWILGGACAIGAAYQAKYHRLAALILLGGAGLITCITFVWLSAPDLAVTQLLVEIVTTVLLLLGLRWLPKRFEDPDPVPVKFGPRIRRYRDFVLAIGSGVGVFIVSYAMMTRPSPESIGDFFLQNAYSGGGGKNVVNVTLVDFRAFDTFGEIAVLGIVGLTVYALLRRFRPAPDSTGSTAQQKIQDAYDEAMEDREKGETLTDYLAVPSVIMKWLFPVIIVLAVHLILRGHDLPGGGFAAGITLAIAFILQYLAAGTRWVEDHLRILPVRWIGFGLLIAAATGAGAWLFGYPFLTSFFQYADIPYVGKMPVASALVFDIGVFALVVGATVLMLIALAHQSIRKHRVEKLAAAKEDN; the protein is encoded by the coding sequence ATGACGATGGACGGCAGGATGCTCTTTTTGCTGGTCCTTCTTCCGTTTCTTGGCAGCGCTGTTACAGGTCTATTTCGTGGAGTTGATAGAAGCGGATCTGCCTGGTTTACGGCGGCAATCGCCCTTGTTGCTTTTGTCATCACCACAAGCCTTTACCCGATAGTGGCGGACGGTGGCGTCGTTCGGGGATCGATCGACTGGCTCCCGAATTACGGGTTAAACGTAACCTTCCGCATGGATGGTTTTGCATGGCTTTTTGCCATGCTTATCACCGGCATCGGTTTGCTTGTCGTGATCTATGCGCGTTACTACATGTCGCCCGAAGACCCTGTCCCGCGCTTTTTCTCTTTTCTGCTATCATTTATGGGATCAATGCTCGGCGTGGTTTTGTCGGGTAATATCGTGCTGCTTGCAGTTTTCTGGGAGCTTACGAGTATCTTCTCGTTCCTGTTGATCGGCTACTGGTATCACAATGCCAGTGCGCGGGATGGCGCACGTATGGCGCTGACTGTGACGGGTATTGGTGGCTTCTGCTTGCTGGCTGGCGTGTTGCTGCTTGGCCATATCGTTGGCAGTTATGATCTCGACAAGGTTTTAGAAGCCGGGAATGTCGTTAGAACACATCCGCTTTACACAGTCGCTCTCGTTCTTATTTTGATGGCAGCTTTTACAAAGTCTGCGCAATTTCCATTTCATTTCTGGTTACCCAATGCAATGGCTGCGCCGACACCGGTTTCTGCCTATCTGCATTCCGCAACAATGGTGAAGGCTGGTGTCTTCCTGCTGGCGCGTCTGTGGCCGGTTTTCGCGGGTACCGAAGAATGGTTCTGGATTCTTGGATTGGCGGGTTTGACAACCTTGTTGATCGGCAGCTTCTTTGCTGTTTTCCAGCAAGATTTGAAAGGTTTGCTCGCTTATTCGACCATCAGTAATCTTGGACTGGTCACAGCCCTTTTAAGTCTTGGCAGTCCACTCGCGGCTGTCGCTGCGATTTTTCACATGGTCAACCATGCGATTTTCAAAGCTTCGCTGTTTATGGCTGCTGGCATCATCGACCATGAAACTGGCACGCGTGATATGCGTAAGCTCAGCGGTCTCGCGCGTGCTATGCCCTATACCGCGACGCTTGCCATGGTGGCCAGTGCTTCGATGGCCGGCGTTCCGCTCCTCAATGGCTTCCTTTCCAAGGAAATGTTTTTTGCCGAAGCGGTCGAAACACACATGGCTTCGACTCTTGATACACTCACACCTTATATCGCGACATTGGCTGGTATTTTCACCGTCGCTTATTCGGTTCGGTTTATCTATTCGACGTTTTTCGGGCCAGCGCCACACGATTTGCCGAAAACACCGCATGAGCCGCCACACTGGATGCGCCGTCCAATCGAGCTTCTGGTATTGCTTTGCCTATTGATTGGTATCGTGCCGAATATCGCGATTGGTCCGTTTTTGCATTCGGCTGTTACGTCGGTTCTGGGCGATGCGACCCCGCAATACAGTCTCTCTGTCTGGCATGGATTCAATCTCCCGCTGATGATGAGTATCGTGGCCATGATTGGTGGCGTTATTCTCTTCTGGACGCTCAAGAATTATCTTGCGACCAGCGAAGATGGCCCGCCGTTTTTCCGCCATTTGCAGGGGCAGCGCATTTTTGAGCGTGTTCTTGTTACTGTCTCGTGGAACTGGGCACGTAAGGCTGAGAGTTTCTTGAGCACGCGGCGTCTTCAGCCGCAGCTACGCATCGTTGTGGGTTTCGCACTCGTTGCTGCCGCATGGCCTATTTTGGAAGATGGTATCCACGTAGGCATCCTGGGTGTGCAACCAGTTGATCCAATTTTTGCGGGTCTCTGGATTCTTGGCGGTGCTTGTGCAATCGGTGCTGCTTATCAGGCCAAGTATCATCGTCTTGCAGCTCTGATATTGCTTGGCGGAGCCGGTCTCATCACCTGTATAACTTTTGTTTGGCTTTCGGCCCCGGACTTGGCTGTAACGCAGTTGCTGGTCGAAATCGTGACGACCGTTCTCCTGTTGCTTGGACTTCGCTGGCTGCCAAAGCGCTTCGAGGATCCGGATCCGGTTCCTGTGAAGTTTGGTCCGCGCATTCGGCGTTATCGCGATTTTGTCCTTGCGATTGGCAGTGGTGTCGGTGTGTTCATTGTGTCCTACGCAATGATGACCCGCCCATCACCCGAAAGCATTGGCGACTTCTTCCTGCAAAATGCCTATTCAGGTGGCGGCGGCAAAAATGTCGTGAATGTGACCCTCGTCGATTTCCGCGCCTTTGATACGTTTGGCGAAATTGCCGTTCTTGGCATTGTCGGTCTGACTGTTTACGCACTGCTGCGTCGTTTCCGCCCGGCACCCGATAGCACGGGCTCTACAGCACAGCAAAAAATACAGGATGCTTACGATGAAGCGATGGAAGATCGTGAGAAGGGCGAAACGCTAACCGATTATCTGGCGGTACCATCGGTCATCATGAAATGGCTGTTCCCGGTTATCATCGTGCTGGCGGTTCACTTGATCCTGCGCGGGCATGATCTTCCCGGTGGTGGTTTTGCTGCTGGTATCACTTTGGCGATTGCGTTCATTTTACAGTATCTGGCAGCAGGCACGCGGTGGGTTGAGGATCACCTGCGCATTCTGCCTGTACGATGGATTGGTTTCGGCTTGCTCATTGCAGCTGCGACTGGAGCCGGGGCATGGCTGTTTGGTTATCCATTCCTGACGAGCTTCTTCCAATATGCTGATATTCCATATGTCGGTAAAATGCCGGTCGCAAGCGCCCTCGTGTTCGATATTGGCGTCTTTGCGCTTGTTGTCGGTGCAACAGTGTTGATGTTGATTGCGCTGGCGCATCAGTCGATCCGTAAACATCGCGTCGAAAAGCTGGCTGCTGCGAAGGAGGACAACTAA
- a CDS encoding Na+/H+ antiporter subunit C, giving the protein MELVLAVAIGVLMSSGVWLILRPRTFQVAIGLALVSYAVNLFIFSMGRLRTNAPPVLDSGINVQAAQYTDPVPQALVLTAIVIGFAMTALFLVVLLASRGLTRTDHVDGKEN; this is encoded by the coding sequence ATGGAGCTCGTTCTCGCTGTCGCAATCGGGGTTCTTATGTCATCCGGCGTGTGGCTGATTTTGCGTCCGCGCACATTTCAGGTGGCAATTGGGCTCGCACTCGTTTCCTACGCAGTGAACCTGTTTATTTTTTCGATGGGCCGGTTGCGTACAAACGCACCGCCTGTGCTTGATTCCGGTATCAATGTTCAGGCGGCGCAATATACTGATCCCGTGCCACAGGCATTGGTACTGACTGCAATTGTTATCGGATTTGCAATGACGGCTCTTTTCCTTGTCGTTCTGCTCGCATCGCGCGGTCTGACGCGAACCGACCACGTTGACGGCAAGGAGAATTGA
- a CDS encoding monovalent cation/H+ antiporter subunit D: MDWKSHLIVAPILLPLVTAAFLLLFDERKRKLKMAINTISIIGLIAIAFTLLGVASDIAPAADVYLIGNWPAPFGIVLVLDRLAALMLVLTSVLALAALSFALAHWHKASPNFHTIFQLLLMGLNGAFLTGDLFNLFVFFEVMLAASYALALHGSGPARVKAGMHYIAVNLVASSLFLIGVSLIYGVTGTLNMADLARKISQVAAEDRMLLEAGAAILAVAFLVKAGMWPLNFWLVPTYTVAAAPIAAIFAIMSKVGIYVLLRLSPLMFGIGAGESYGFGNDWLYYGGMVTLAFGLIGVVASQAMGRLASYSILVSSGTLLAAIGSGNTAMTGAALFYMVSSTLTIAAFFLLIELVERGQDAAANVLAVTIEAYGDDEEEEEEEEVGVVLPATLAILGTCFAIVAILLIGLPPFSGFIAKFLILAAVFNGDGAAPTLAMPVSPASWTLIALILLSGLSALIAMTRTGIRTFWASLEGNVPRVLVREVVPIAGLLAVCLALTIGAGPAMRYMDATARSLHSPQDYINSVLKAPRVSGETVEVK, translated from the coding sequence TTGGATTGGAAATCACATCTCATTGTTGCACCAATTCTGCTGCCACTTGTGACGGCAGCATTTCTGCTGCTGTTTGATGAGCGCAAACGCAAGCTGAAAATGGCAATCAATACGATTTCCATCATTGGCTTAATTGCTATCGCATTTACATTGCTTGGTGTTGCGAGTGATATTGCTCCAGCAGCCGATGTGTACCTGATTGGTAACTGGCCTGCACCTTTTGGCATCGTTCTGGTGCTTGATCGTCTTGCGGCATTAATGCTGGTGTTGACCAGTGTGCTGGCATTGGCAGCATTAAGTTTTGCATTGGCGCATTGGCACAAAGCCAGCCCGAATTTTCATACGATTTTTCAGCTTCTGCTGATGGGCTTGAACGGAGCGTTTCTTACTGGCGATCTGTTCAATCTGTTCGTTTTCTTCGAAGTTATGCTGGCAGCGTCTTACGCTCTGGCGTTGCATGGTTCCGGGCCTGCGCGCGTAAAGGCAGGCATGCATTACATCGCAGTCAACCTTGTGGCGTCCTCCTTGTTCCTGATTGGCGTCAGTCTGATCTATGGCGTTACGGGTACGCTGAACATGGCAGATCTGGCGCGCAAGATTTCGCAGGTTGCAGCTGAAGATCGCATGTTGCTTGAAGCGGGAGCTGCAATTCTGGCTGTAGCATTTCTCGTGAAAGCAGGTATGTGGCCGCTTAATTTCTGGTTGGTCCCGACGTATACCGTTGCTGCAGCGCCGATCGCAGCAATCTTTGCGATCATGAGTAAGGTCGGCATTTACGTATTGCTGCGCTTATCGCCGCTCATGTTTGGCATTGGTGCCGGAGAATCCTATGGTTTCGGCAACGACTGGCTCTATTACGGCGGTATGGTTACGCTGGCATTCGGTCTGATTGGTGTGGTTGCATCTCAGGCTATGGGACGCTTGGCGAGCTATAGTATTCTGGTTTCTTCTGGAACTTTGCTTGCAGCAATCGGTAGCGGGAATACCGCAATGACTGGCGCTGCACTGTTTTATATGGTCAGTTCGACCTTAACGATTGCGGCTTTCTTCCTCTTGATCGAATTGGTGGAGCGCGGTCAGGACGCTGCAGCTAACGTTCTGGCTGTCACGATAGAGGCCTATGGTGATGACGAAGAGGAAGAGGAAGAAGAGGAAGTTGGCGTCGTTCTGCCAGCGACACTTGCTATTCTTGGTACCTGCTTTGCAATCGTCGCCATCTTGCTTATTGGTCTTCCACCATTTTCAGGCTTCATAGCAAAATTCCTGATCCTTGCGGCGGTGTTCAATGGTGACGGAGCTGCACCAACATTGGCAATGCCGGTTAGCCCGGCAAGCTGGACATTAATCGCGCTTATTCTGTTGTCTGGCCTCTCTGCGCTGATTGCGATGACCCGTACAGGTATCCGCACGTTCTGGGCATCACTCGAAGGCAACGTTCCACGCGTGCTTGTACGTGAAGTGGTGCCAATTGCAGGCCTTCTGGCTGTTTGTCTTGCACTCACAATTGGGGCGGGTCCGGCCATGCGATATATGGATGCGACTGCCCGCTCACTTCATTCACCGCAAGATTACATCAACAGTGTGCTTAAAGCGCCGCGCGTGAGCGGAGAGACGGTGGAGGTAAAATGA
- a CDS encoding Na+/H+ antiporter subunit E — protein MKKILPFPLLFLALIIFWLLLNGFTRAQLLLSVPIALLACYAMTALQPQKNHLRSIPTMIWLFGVVSIDILTSNLAVVKLILSPRMQRHPGFVVIPLELENRTALAVLACIITTTPGTAWVDYNVARKALTIHVLDLEDAKAWRTLIKQRYEQPLIRIFGARDINKEEQSA, from the coding sequence ATGAAAAAAATTCTGCCTTTTCCGCTGCTTTTTTTAGCGCTGATCATATTCTGGCTTTTGCTCAACGGTTTCACGCGCGCGCAACTGCTCCTATCAGTTCCGATTGCGTTGTTAGCTTGCTATGCAATGACTGCGCTACAGCCGCAAAAAAATCATCTGCGCTCAATTCCAACGATGATTTGGCTTTTCGGTGTGGTGAGCATTGATATTCTGACGTCTAACTTAGCTGTGGTGAAACTAATCCTGTCACCTCGAATGCAGCGACATCCCGGTTTTGTCGTTATTCCGTTAGAGCTTGAAAACCGGACTGCGCTGGCAGTGCTCGCTTGCATTATCACGACAACGCCGGGTACCGCATGGGTTGATTACAATGTCGCTCGCAAGGCACTGACAATCCATGTCCTCGATCTCGAAGATGCGAAGGCATGGCGTACCCTAATCAAGCAACGCTATGAGCAGCCGCTTATCCGAATATTTGGTGCAAGAGATATCAATAAAGAGGAGCAATCAGCATGA
- a CDS encoding K+/H+ antiporter subunit F, whose translation MSAVILFWSLLAAQIMLVAAMGCVVYRLLVGPRAQDRVLATDALYLNALLLLLTFGMRTGSVIYFEAALIISLLGFVATVALAKFLMRGEVIE comes from the coding sequence ATGAGTGCAGTCATTCTTTTCTGGTCGCTGCTCGCTGCACAGATCATGCTCGTCGCCGCAATGGGCTGCGTTGTTTACCGTTTGCTGGTCGGACCGCGAGCGCAGGATCGTGTCCTCGCGACAGATGCTCTTTATCTTAATGCACTCTTATTGTTGCTGACCTTCGGCATGCGCACGGGCAGCGTAATTTATTTTGAAGCTGCCCTGATCATTTCATTGCTTGGCTTTGTTGCCACGGTAGCACTTGCAAAATTCCTGATGCGAGGGGAGGTGATCGAATGA
- the mnhG gene encoding monovalent cation/H(+) antiporter subunit G codes for MIGAADLPVWAAIVISFFLVAGAFLTLVGCIGLVRFKSFYERIHAPTIGSSFGAGGILIASIMFFSILQSKPILHEVLITVFVVITTPVTLMLLSRAVIHRDQTQDSKELPSSSDQK; via the coding sequence ATGATCGGAGCTGCTGATCTACCCGTCTGGGCTGCAATCGTGATTTCGTTTTTTCTTGTTGCCGGCGCATTCCTGACGCTCGTCGGATGTATAGGTCTTGTCCGTTTTAAAAGCTTTTATGAACGTATTCATGCGCCAACGATAGGCTCCTCGTTCGGCGCTGGCGGAATCTTGATCGCTTCCATCATGTTTTTCTCCATCTTGCAATCCAAGCCGATTCTGCATGAAGTGTTGATTACGGTTTTTGTGGTCATCACAACGCCGGTAACGCTCATGTTGCTAAGCCGTGCAGTGATTCATCGTGATCAAACGCAGGATAGCAAAGAGCTTCCTTCTTCTTCCGACCAGAAATGA
- a CDS encoding GbsR/MarR family transcriptional regulator, whose amino-acid sequence MELTPIVQSFVLHFGEMGSRWGINRTVGQIYALLYLSSEPLCADDIVDALGVSRSNVSMGIRELQGWNLVLLKHIPGDRRDFFTTPGDVWVILRTLAEERKKREIDPTLSVLREVLMEQPQDDGDKFAQERMKDMYALIERLTNWYDDVKKLDTDRLTSLLALGAKVTRFLETTDRIVALGRGRTAAKKEPKRE is encoded by the coding sequence TTGGAATTAACGCCAATTGTTCAGTCGTTTGTACTCCACTTCGGAGAGATGGGTAGCCGCTGGGGTATCAACCGTACGGTTGGTCAAATTTATGCCCTGCTGTACCTGTCGTCTGAGCCTCTATGTGCGGACGATATTGTTGATGCGCTCGGTGTGTCGCGCTCCAATGTTTCGATGGGCATACGTGAGTTGCAAGGCTGGAACCTTGTGCTGCTCAAACACATACCCGGAGATCGCCGCGACTTTTTCACTACGCCAGGCGATGTATGGGTGATCTTGCGAACTTTGGCTGAGGAACGCAAGAAGCGCGAAATCGACCCCACATTGTCAGTGTTGCGTGAAGTTCTGATGGAACAGCCACAAGACGATGGTGACAAGTTTGCACAGGAGCGCATGAAGGACATGTATGCGCTTATTGAGCGACTTACCAACTGGTATGACGACGTTAAGAAGCTCGATACAGATCGATTAACCAGCCTTCTGGCGCTTGGTGCCAAGGTTACGCGTTTTCTGGAAACGACCGACAGGATCGTAGCACTGGGACGCGGCAGAACAGCGGCCAAAAAGGAGCCTAAGCGAGAGTGA
- the cydD gene encoding thiol reductant ABC exporter subunit CydD — protein MTVASPQTEEVTQQDSEKTNENRRSRRRPVPSLLKKGARLQAVAALIWLPQAAILAYGVGMLADTGFHATIYYLAAALFFLGCIRSLLDASGGAMAFDAARAELAKLREKAVTALAQGSPLDALRPSSGEAASILAEQAEMVVPYLSRFVPVRIRVMLVPLVILVVVLWFSWIAALTLLIAAPLIPIFMALIGWRAKAASEKQLVALGDMNGFLLDRLRGLATIRSFHAVDLTATRLRENAETLRKKTMIVLRIAFLSSAVLELFAAIGVAMVAVYIGFHLLGTLDFGAWGHKLSLAEGLFILLLAPAFFEPLRDLSAVWHDRASGEAAIDALEKLATHEMAVLGAVSDVDKTEAEPSLAMRNVCFHYSNGPDVFTDFNLDIEPGEHVALLAPSGYGKSTLLALIAGLAAPQSGEIRIGGIALEDETAATIRSRMRWVGQKPHIFAGSARFNITLGRAADAKKTQMIVDQMALGHVAGITGAGVIGENGAGLSGGEALRLALARVAVDQDADIILADEPTAHLDYETADRIADSLINIAKGKTLVISTHDEKLAGRMDRIIRLDDMSETNQIWPKRAAE, from the coding sequence GTGACAGTCGCGAGCCCCCAGACAGAAGAAGTGACGCAACAAGACAGCGAAAAAACGAATGAAAATCGTCGTTCGCGTCGCCGTCCAGTTCCTTCTCTCCTGAAAAAAGGGGCAAGGCTGCAAGCAGTGGCAGCACTTATATGGCTGCCACAAGCAGCAATTCTCGCTTACGGCGTGGGTATGCTTGCAGATACTGGCTTCCACGCCACAATTTACTATCTGGCTGCAGCACTTTTTTTCCTGGGTTGCATACGTAGTTTGCTTGATGCCAGTGGCGGTGCAATGGCGTTCGATGCTGCACGAGCTGAACTGGCCAAGCTTCGCGAAAAAGCAGTAACGGCGCTCGCCCAAGGATCACCTTTAGACGCATTACGCCCATCATCGGGTGAAGCTGCCAGCATTCTTGCCGAGCAGGCAGAAATGGTTGTTCCTTACCTGTCCCGTTTCGTGCCTGTTCGCATTCGTGTGATGTTGGTCCCGCTCGTAATTCTTGTCGTCGTTTTGTGGTTTTCGTGGATCGCTGCACTTACTTTGCTGATTGCAGCGCCGTTGATCCCGATCTTTATGGCACTGATTGGCTGGCGTGCAAAAGCTGCCAGTGAAAAGCAGCTTGTCGCTTTAGGTGACATGAATGGTTTTTTGCTCGACAGACTTCGCGGTCTGGCAACCATTCGCAGCTTTCATGCCGTTGATTTGACTGCAACGCGATTACGTGAGAATGCGGAAACTTTGCGCAAAAAGACGATGATCGTCTTACGAATTGCGTTTCTTTCTTCAGCCGTTCTGGAGTTATTTGCAGCAATCGGTGTTGCCATGGTTGCTGTTTATATCGGTTTTCATCTTCTGGGAACGCTAGATTTCGGTGCGTGGGGGCATAAACTCTCGCTTGCTGAGGGGTTGTTTATTCTCCTGCTTGCTCCTGCATTTTTCGAGCCTTTGCGTGATCTTTCCGCTGTATGGCATGACAGGGCATCGGGAGAAGCAGCTATTGATGCTCTGGAAAAGCTGGCCACGCATGAAATGGCTGTTCTCGGTGCGGTGAGCGACGTTGATAAGACAGAAGCCGAACCTTCGCTGGCCATGCGCAATGTTTGTTTTCACTACAGCAACGGCCCGGATGTTTTCACCGATTTCAATCTTGATATTGAGCCAGGTGAACATGTCGCCCTCCTGGCACCCAGTGGTTACGGCAAGTCCACTTTGCTTGCCCTGATCGCGGGACTTGCAGCACCGCAGTCAGGAGAGATACGTATAGGCGGCATTGCTCTTGAAGACGAAACTGCTGCAACAATCCGTTCTCGGATGCGATGGGTGGGCCAAAAGCCACATATTTTTGCTGGCAGCGCACGATTCAATATCACGCTTGGCCGCGCTGCGGATGCAAAGAAAACCCAGATGATCGTGGATCAGATGGCACTTGGCCATGTCGCGGGCATTACGGGAGCGGGCGTCATTGGTGAAAACGGTGCCGGACTTTCCGGTGGTGAGGCACTCAGGCTGGCCTTGGCACGTGTTGCTGTTGACCAGGACGCCGACATAATCCTCGCCGATGAGCCAACGGCACATCTCGATTACGAAACGGCAGACCGCATTGCCGATAGTCTCATAAACATTGCCAAGGGCAAGACACTCGTCATTTCCACTCATGACGAGAAACTCGCAGGACGCATGGACCGTATAATTCGGCTGGATGATATGAGCGAAACAAATCAAATCTGGCCAAAGAGGGCTGCGGAATGA